A portion of the Pseudomonas synxantha BG33R genome contains these proteins:
- a CDS encoding fumarylacetoacetate hydrolase family protein produces the protein MKRARIRFEGQVHAVQVDNDYSVRLSDGRRLAEDQVQWLPPATGNMFALGLNYADHAAELAFTPPTEPLAFIKSVGTYTGHRQVTWRPDNVAYMHYECELVAVIGKTARNVKRADALDYLAGYTVCNDYAIRDYLENYYRPNLRVKNRDATTPVGPWIVDVADVPDPGNLKLRTWINGELRQEGSTQDMIFDIPYLIEYLSSFMTLQPGDMIATGTPEGLADVVPGDEVVVEVEGVGRLVNRIVSETEFFSVRKEA, from the coding sequence ATGAAGCGCGCACGTATCCGTTTTGAAGGTCAGGTCCATGCCGTGCAGGTAGACAACGATTACAGCGTGCGCCTCAGCGATGGCCGGCGGCTTGCCGAAGATCAGGTGCAATGGCTGCCGCCCGCCACCGGCAACATGTTCGCCCTGGGCTTGAACTACGCCGATCACGCCGCCGAACTGGCCTTCACACCGCCAACCGAACCGCTGGCCTTTATCAAGTCGGTCGGCACCTACACCGGCCACCGCCAGGTCACCTGGCGCCCGGACAACGTCGCCTATATGCACTACGAGTGCGAACTGGTGGCGGTGATCGGCAAGACCGCGCGCAACGTCAAGCGCGCCGACGCCCTGGACTACCTGGCCGGTTACACGGTGTGCAACGACTACGCGATCCGCGACTACCTGGAAAACTACTACCGCCCCAACCTGCGGGTTAAAAACCGCGACGCCACCACCCCGGTGGGCCCCTGGATCGTCGACGTGGCCGATGTGCCCGACCCAGGCAACCTGAAGTTGCGCACCTGGATCAACGGCGAGTTGCGCCAGGAAGGCAGCACCCAAGACATGATTTTCGATATCCCCTACCTCATCGAATACCTGTCCAGCTTCATGACCCTGCAACCCGGCGACATGATCGCCACCGGCACGCCCGAGGGCCTGGCCGATGTGGTGCCGGGCGATGAAGTGGTGGTGGAAGTCGAAGGTGTAGGCCGCCTGGTCAACCGTATTGTCAGTGAGACGGAGTTTTTCTCCGTGCGCAAAGAGGCTTGA
- a CDS encoding fumarylacetoacetate hydrolase family protein, translating to MSRTLHDVASGTLFGVALNYQGLLDQHLAAFEQAPYRKPPTKPVLFIKTPNTRNAHGGTVLQPAGERLQPGPALGVVIGQRASRVSLDNAMAHVAGYVVVNEFSLPEDSYYRPAVKAKCRDGFCALGPQVIARDQVANPNELALKLFVNGELRQQNSTARWVRDIPQLIAEISEFMTLHPGDVLITGTPEGRVDVQPGDRVEVEITGVGRLLNIVQAEALA from the coding sequence ATGAGCCGTACCCTGCATGATGTTGCCAGCGGCACCCTGTTCGGCGTTGCGCTGAACTACCAGGGCCTGCTGGACCAACATCTCGCCGCCTTCGAGCAGGCGCCCTACCGGAAGCCGCCAACCAAACCGGTGTTGTTCATCAAGACGCCCAACACCCGCAATGCCCATGGCGGCACGGTGCTGCAGCCTGCGGGCGAGCGCCTGCAACCGGGCCCGGCGCTGGGCGTGGTGATCGGCCAACGCGCCAGCCGCGTCAGCCTGGACAATGCCATGGCCCATGTGGCCGGGTATGTGGTGGTCAACGAATTCAGCCTGCCGGAAGACAGCTACTACCGCCCTGCCGTCAAAGCCAAATGCCGCGATGGGTTTTGCGCCTTGGGCCCGCAAGTGATTGCCCGGGATCAAGTGGCCAACCCCAACGAGCTGGCCCTCAAGCTCTTCGTCAATGGCGAGCTGCGCCAGCAAAACTCCACCGCCCGTTGGGTGCGCGATATCCCGCAATTGATCGCCGAGATCAGCGAGTTCATGACCCTGCACCCCGGTGATGTGCTGATCACCGGTACTCCGGAGGGCCGCGTGGATGTGCAGCCGGGTGATCGCGTTGAAGTTGAAATCACTGGCGTCGGCCGCCTGCTCAATATCGTTCAGGCGGAGGCACTGGCATGA